TTTTGCTGGTGTTGTAGTAGGGGTTCCACCAAGAATTTTTATCTTATTTGATAAATATAAGGCGTGGCCCATTTCATCTGTAATCTCACCTTCAAAAAAAGGTTTAAGAATCGGACGATACATTCCTTCAATTACTGAAGCGTTGTACGTGTACATAATAGCAGCTGAATATTCATTGGCTAGGTCTACGTTTAGTCCATTAATTAAATTTTCTAATTCATCGTTTGTTTTCATTTGTCTAACATTGTCTCCCATAAAAAACATCCTTTCGTTTTTTTATAAAAAGCTCGCTCTATAAATACAATTCCCGAATCTACTTTTTTAAAACATCTATACATAGTTCACGTATCTTTAACGTATATGTTGTTAAGGATAAAGATTGTTTCAAAATAAATAACATGAGAAACTATAGTGGAGGTGATAACGTGAAGAAACATAGTAAGGGTAAAATAGTAACATTTTTGTCCTTTCTTATTACTGCTTTGATCGTCTTCTGGGTTACAACGAGTGTTCAATCTAATCGAATGCCTGCAGTAGACAGTTGGTCTGCTCCTATAGTGGAAGAATTAAATCATAATGGTGTGTTCATGTTCTTTCGTTGGATTACAGAATTAGGATCAGGCACATTTGTTAGCCCATTTATTAGTGTATTTGCTATTGTATTTTTTCTATTTACTCGGAACTGGCTTGCTGGTTTAATAATACCATTAGGATCATTCTTAGGTTATCGATTGAATTATTGGATAAAGCTTTTTGTTGAAAGGGAGCGACCTAGTCTATTTCCAGAGGCAGAAGGTGTTGGTTTTAGTTTTCCATCTGGCCATGCGATGGGTGCAATGATCACATATGGTTTAGTTGTTTATTTCTTAACAATTTATATGAAAGAGGGGAACCGTCGATTAACTGTTCAGCTCTTTTTTGTGATACTGATTTTATTAATTGGAATGAGCAGATATATGATTCAAGTCCATTATCTGACAGACGTTGTAGCTGGTTATGGATATGGTTTCTTGTTTTTAGTTTTATGGATTTTGTTGTATCATTTTATAAACAAATTGATAACAAGAAAAAAGCGCATGTCTCCGCCTAAAGTCTGAGACGAAACCAAACTGTCGTAGGTTACCAATCGACAGTTTTTTCTATATAATAAGAAGATAGTGATGCATATTTTATTAAAAATTTAAATTCTAATATAATTAGATAAGGATGATAGAAGTAATGAAAAATAATTTCTTTCGTAATATACTAGCGATTATTGTTATTTTACTAGGTATTGCTTTAATACTAACGAATATCGACGTAGTTACTTGGGAGTTTGCAGAAACATGGTATTATATTTATCCCGCGTTTTTAATCATATTAGGGATAAAATGTTGTTGGGATGGGCTAAAAGGACAAGGTGGTATTAAGTCAGGATCGTTTCTTGTTATTTTCGGTTCGCTATTGTTGCTGGATAGGTTTGAATTGATTAATTTTACATTTTGGGACTTTTATAGATTATGGCCTTTATTAATTGTTTATATTGGATTTAGTTTCCTAGGAACTCCTAATAAAAAAAAGAAAAAGAAAAATTTCCAAATTATATTTGATTCAGACGATCATAAGAATAGTGAAACCATGTACACAGGTAAAAAACAAAAATTTATGATAGGCGATCACAAATTTAACACACCAAATTGGAAAGTAGAACCAATGGAACTTTGGAATGCGGTTGGTGACTATCATATAGACTTTACGAAAGCATTTATACCTGATAAAAATGTACCGATTCAAATCCATGGTTGGGCTGGTGATATTCAAATATTGATGCCTGAAAATATTGAATTCTCTGTAGAAGCAGAGGTTAAAGCAGGTGATATTATCGTATTTGATCAGACATCTGAGGGAATTGGACGCCATCTTTCTTATGAGTCAGAAAATTATCAAGAAGCAACACGAAAGCTAACAATGGATTTTAAATTAAAAGCTGGTTCGATACGAATCGATCGGGTTTAAGAGGAGGGTTGGTTTTGTTACAACAATTGAATTCAATCCGCTATACGTATATTCGATCACATTTACATGCTTTACTATTAACAGCACTAACCTTGTTAGCAATGTTGTTGACGATTCATGTAGTTTTCGATCCTAATTGGTTAAGTACTGCTAGTATATTTATCTTTATTGGTACATATTTTGTCATAGCGTTTCTTTTTTCACTATATGTTGGTTTCAGATCAAGTGGTGATATTAAAACGAGAATGGATTATCTTTCTGTCTTGATTGCGCAAATGTCACGGGGGAATTATACAACAAAAGTTTATGATATTGGTGATGACGAAATTGCCCGGATTGGTGAAGAATTAAATGAACTGGGTCAAAAAATGCAAAGTCAAGTAAAGTCTTTACAGCGACTAGCAGATGAAAAGGCTGAGTTTGCAAAATCAGCACATAAGGCAGCAACCATTGAAGAAAGACAGCGATTAGCGCGGGATCTACATGATGCTGTTAGTCAACAATTATTTGCCTTAGCAATGATGTCACAGACAACTGTACGTTTAGTAGAGAAGAATCCAATAAAAGCTAAAGAACAAATTAGAGAAATAGCTGATACAGCTTTAAAAGCACAAACTGAAATGCGTGCTTTATTATTGCATTTACGTCCTGTTCACCTTTCTGGGGATCGATTGCCAATTGGTGTTAATCAGTTAGTAACAGAATTAGAACAGAAATGTCCAATAAAATTTCAATTACATATTGATGAGATTGATGGGTTATCTGAAACGACGGAAGAGCACTTATTTCGAATTGTCCAGGAGTCCTTATCAAACACATTAAGACACGCAGATGCATCAGAAGTAACAATTGAAATACAGCAACATCAACGCGATGTTTTTTTACATATAGCTGATAATGGAAAAGGTTTTGATCTGGCGGCAGATGAAGATAAAATGGCGTCTTATGGATTGAAAACAATGAAAGAACGTAGTGAGGAAATTGGTGGAACATTTGCAATCCGCTCTAAACAAGGAGAAGGAACGCATATTGATATTCGAATTCCATTGTAACTGAGGAGGATGGTCAGTATGATTCGTGTCGTGGTAATTGATGATCATGATATTGTTCGAAAAGGTATAATTGCTTATTTGGAAACTGAAGATGAACTAGATATTGTTGGAGAAGCTTCAAGTGGAAATGAAGGTGCAAAGATGGTCTTGGAATTAAGACCTGATGTAGTACTAATGGATTTAATTATGGAAAACGGTAATGGTATTGATGCTACTAAAGTGATCATGCAGCAACTATCAGACTGTAAGGTTATCATATTAACAAGTTATTATGATGATGAACAAGTATTTCCTGCTTTAGAGGCGGGTGCTTTTAGTTATATGTTGAAAACCTCTTCTGCGGAGGAAATTGCTTTAGCTATTCATAAAGCCCATCGAGGAGATACAGTGATAGAAGCGAAAGTCGCTAATAAAATGATGACAAGTTTTCGTGGTCAACAAGATAAACCACATAAACAATTAACAGATAGAGAACTTGAGGTATTAATGTGTATTGGAGAAGGATCAACAAATCAAGAGATTGGTGATCAGTTATTTATTGGAATTAAAACAGTTAAAACGCACGTTAGTAATATCTTGAGTAAACTTAGTGTGCACGACCGTACACAAGCAGCAGTTTATGCACATCGAAATGGACTAATTCGCAAATAATTAAATCGCTACACTTTTCATAAACTGATATTTTTAAGATGTCGCAGTAGATAGAAACTGTGACGTAGATTCCTTACCCGCTCCACAATTGAAATGGGATCGCTTTCCGTGGGCACGGCTTCAGCTAACTCGGATAAGCATAATTCGCTTTCCGAGTGGATCTTCAGCCCGCGCAGTTCCCACTGGAGTCTCACCCATTTCAATTGCTCCGCTGGATAGGCGTTAAAAGTGATACATCGTCTACTGGTCATAAATTTTAATTGCGCTTATGAAAACAGCTATTCACGTTATGCTCATTGATTGTAGCGTAGGACAGTCGACTCCTGCGGGAAAAGCAACAGCTGAAAATCCCGCAGGAAGCGCTTTTTGCTTCCGAGGAAGTTGAAGCGTTGGGTCTGCGATTACTCGACCCATCGAAAAGACTTGCCCGCGGAAAGCGACTGACCGAAGCGAAAATCAACATGGCGTTTTACGACATAGCTGATGATAAAAGTGATGTAAGACTCGATATTTGGGCGGAATATATCAAGTTTTTCTAAAAATCAAAAACGTAGAGGTAATCTAAATTACTTCTACGTTTTTTAAAATTGATTTTAGTTTTAATCTTTGTCTTGTTCTCGCTCTTTTTTAACTTCATCCCAATCTACCATTTTATAAGTCGTTCGAAAAGACTTTCCTGCACGATATTTCGGTTTAATATCCTTACCATAATTTTGGTTATAAACATCAGAGTCTCTCCATACTTGATATCTCTGTTCACTATCCCACTGAATAAGAAGAACATACGTGTTTCCATGTAATGGTCGTAATACTCGAAATGCATAAAATCCCGGAACTTTTTCAATTCTATCAGCACGTTGTTTGAATTCAGATTCGAAAATTGGTTTGCCATCATCCGTAACGGGAATGTGATTCATTACGACATAACCATCCTCTTGTATGCTACCTCTGTCGGAAATAACTGTATAGCTTCTAGCTTCTTGAAATATTGGTGCACTTGTATCTTCATAATAAACGGTAGTAGATGTATTATTACGCATGAAATGCATTGTGATAGCAGGATGGTTATCTTTTATTTGTTCTAAATACTCTAATGTACCATTTGTCATATAAGCTTTCACCCTAATCACTCCTAGATAACTTTTCTTACCATTTTAAAACTTTTCTTTTGTTTTGTATACGATTTTGAATTAAATGAGCCAATATATATATATTTCTTTATGTAAAAGTATAACTGTCGTATAATGGTGCGATGATAGCAAGAGTTTGTCGAAATATAGTTATTCTGAAATAACTAAAGAGGTGAAGATATGAAGAAGTATCGATTGAATTTAAAGAAATTTACCGCTAATCCTTGGATCAAGTGGCCATTATTAATCGTCGGAACAATCATTTTACTTGGAATAATTGGATTTTTATTTATTATATATGGAGGTCGATTGGTTGTAGATGAGAAGCAACTTATTTTACCAGCTACAACAACTGTAGAAACAGATGATGGTTTAGTAGTAGGAAAGTTATATGAAGAAAATCGGGAACTTGTATCGATTGATCAAGTACCTACACATGTCCAAAATGCATTTATTGCTGTTGAGGATGTCCGTTTCTTGGATCATGCTGGAGTGGATTTTCAATCTGTTATGCGTGCGGTTTATCGAGACATAATTGCGCTAGATAAGGTCGAAGGGGCCAGTACGATCACACAACAATTAGCAAAGAATTTATTTTTAGCTAATGATAAAACATTTATGCGAAAAACGAAAGAAGTTATGGCATCAATTTATTTAGAAAGACATTTCAGTAAAAAAGAGATATTAGAGTTATATGTAAATAAAATCTATTTTGCACATGGAATATATGGTATCGGTACAGCGGCGGAATATTATTTTGATAAGCCTGTGGAAGAATTGACGGTGTCAGAAGGGGCAATGCTT
The nucleotide sequence above comes from Paraliobacillus zengyii. Encoded proteins:
- a CDS encoding ferritin-like domain-containing protein, with protein sequence MGDNVRQMKTNDELENLINGLNVDLANEYSAAIMYTYNASVIEGMYRPILKPFFEGEITDEMGHALYLSNKIKILGGTPTTTPAKVDQFNDPKEMLESAVKAEEDTIKRYEERKEQAEKLGLSELAIHLDDMIEDETGHKEELARLLKDSAFSN
- a CDS encoding phosphatase PAP2 family protein → MKKHSKGKIVTFLSFLITALIVFWVTTSVQSNRMPAVDSWSAPIVEELNHNGVFMFFRWITELGSGTFVSPFISVFAIVFFLFTRNWLAGLIIPLGSFLGYRLNYWIKLFVERERPSLFPEAEGVGFSFPSGHAMGAMITYGLVVYFLTIYMKEGNRRLTVQLFFVILILLIGMSRYMIQVHYLTDVVAGYGYGFLFLVLWILLYHFINKLITRKKRMSPPKV
- the liaF gene encoding cell wall-active antibiotics response protein LiaF; the encoded protein is MKNNFFRNILAIIVILLGIALILTNIDVVTWEFAETWYYIYPAFLIILGIKCCWDGLKGQGGIKSGSFLVIFGSLLLLDRFELINFTFWDFYRLWPLLIVYIGFSFLGTPNKKKKKKNFQIIFDSDDHKNSETMYTGKKQKFMIGDHKFNTPNWKVEPMELWNAVGDYHIDFTKAFIPDKNVPIQIHGWAGDIQILMPENIEFSVEAEVKAGDIIVFDQTSEGIGRHLSYESENYQEATRKLTMDFKLKAGSIRIDRV
- a CDS encoding sensor histidine kinase; this encodes MLQQLNSIRYTYIRSHLHALLLTALTLLAMLLTIHVVFDPNWLSTASIFIFIGTYFVIAFLFSLYVGFRSSGDIKTRMDYLSVLIAQMSRGNYTTKVYDIGDDEIARIGEELNELGQKMQSQVKSLQRLADEKAEFAKSAHKAATIEERQRLARDLHDAVSQQLFALAMMSQTTVRLVEKNPIKAKEQIREIADTALKAQTEMRALLLHLRPVHLSGDRLPIGVNQLVTELEQKCPIKFQLHIDEIDGLSETTEEHLFRIVQESLSNTLRHADASEVTIEIQQHQRDVFLHIADNGKGFDLAADEDKMASYGLKTMKERSEEIGGTFAIRSKQGEGTHIDIRIPL
- a CDS encoding response regulator — encoded protein: MIRVVVIDDHDIVRKGIIAYLETEDELDIVGEASSGNEGAKMVLELRPDVVLMDLIMENGNGIDATKVIMQQLSDCKVIILTSYYDDEQVFPALEAGAFSYMLKTSSAEEIALAIHKAHRGDTVIEAKVANKMMTSFRGQQDKPHKQLTDRELEVLMCIGEGSTNQEIGDQLFIGIKTVKTHVSNILSKLSVHDRTQAAVYAHRNGLIRK
- a CDS encoding antibiotic biosynthesis monooxygenase family protein, which codes for MKAYMTNGTLEYLEQIKDNHPAITMHFMRNNTSTTVYYEDTSAPIFQEARSYTVISDRGSIQEDGYVVMNHIPVTDDGKPIFESEFKQRADRIEKVPGFYAFRVLRPLHGNTYVLLIQWDSEQRYQVWRDSDVYNQNYGKDIKPKYRAGKSFRTTYKMVDWDEVKKEREQDKD